A single region of the Theileria annulata chromosome 4, complete sequence, *** SEQUENCING IN PROGRESS *** genome encodes:
- a CDS encoding Theileria parva microneme-rhoptry antigen, putative (Tap349h10.p1c.cand.172 - score = 66.70;~SMART pfam:DUF529 (PF404385) at aa 268-401, E()=3.40e-02; 1 transmembrane domain at aa 875-892;~1 probable transmembrane helix predicted for TA08425 by TMHMM2.0 at aa 875-892;~Signal peptide predicted for TA08425 by SignalP 2.0 HMM (Signal peptide probability 1.000, signal anchor probability 0.000) with cleavage site probability 0.762 between residues 19 and 20;~GPI-Anchor Signal predicted for TA08425 by DGPI v2.04 with cleavage site probability 1.131 near 873), with translation MKFLVLLFNILCLFPILGADELVMSPIPTTDVQPKVTFDINSEVSSGPLYLNPVEMAGVKYLQLQRQPGVQVHKVVEGDIVIWENEEMPLYTCAIVTQNEVPYMAYVELLEDPDLIFFLKEGDQWAPIPEDQYLARLQQLRQQIHTESFFSLNLSFQHENYKYEMVSSFQHSIKMVVFTPKNGHICKMVYDKNIRIFKALYNEYVTSVIGFFRGLKLLLLNIFVIDDRGMIGNKYFQLLDDKYAPISVQGYVATIPKLKDFAEPYHPIILDISDIDYVNFYLGDATYHDPGFKIVPKTPQCITKVVDGNEVIYESSNPSVECVYKVTYYDKKNESMLRLDLNHSPPSYTSYYAKREGVWVTSTYIDLEEKIEELQDHRSTELDVMFMSDKDLNVVPLTNGNLEYFMVTPKPHRDIIIVFDGSEVLWYYEGLENHLVCTWIYVTEGAPRLVHLRVKDRIPQNTDIYMVKFGEYWVRISKTQYTQEIKKLIKKSKKKLPSIEEEDSDKHGGPPKGPEPPTGPGHSSSESKEHEDSKESKEPKEHGSPKETKEGEVTKKPGPAKEHKPSKIPVYTKRPEFPKKSKSPKRPESPKSPKRPVSPQRPVSPKSPKRPESLDIPKSPKRPESPKSPKRPVSPQRPVSPRRPESPKSPKSPKSPKSPKVPFDPKFKEKLYDSYLDKAAKTKETVTLPPVLPTDESFTHTPIGEPTAEQPDDIEPIEESVFIKETGILTEEVKTEDIHSETGEPEEPKRPDSPTKHSPKPTGTHPSMPKKRRRSDGLALSTTDLESEAGRILRDPTGKIVTMKRSKSFDDLTTVREKEHMGAEIRKIVVDDDGTEADDEDTHPSKEKHLSTVRRRRPRPKKSSKSSKPRKPDSAFVPSIIFIFLVSLIVGIL, from the coding sequence ATGAAGTTTCTTGTTTTGctatttaacattttatgTTTGTTCCCAATTTTGGGAGCAGACGAGCTGGTTATGAGTCCCATACCTACAACCGATGTACAGCCGAAGGTTACTTTTGACATTAATTCAGAAGTTTCATCAGGTCctttatatttaaaccCTGTAGAAATGGCAGGAGTGAAATATCTTCAATTACAACGCCAACCCGGAGTACAAGTTCACAAGGTTGTAGAAGGCGACATTGTAATATGGGAAAATGAGGAAATGCCTTTATATACATGCGCAATTGTTACTCAAAACGAAGTTCCATACATGGCATATGTTGAGTTATTGGAGGACCCAGATCTGATATTTTTTCTCAAAGAAGGTGATCAATGGGCACCGATACCAGAAGATCAGTATTTGGCAAGATTACAACAACTCAGACAACAAATTCATACCGAATCGTTCTTTTCTCTGAACCTAAGCTTCCAACAtgaaaattacaaatatgAGATGGTTTCATCATTTCAGCATTCCATCAAAATGGTGGTATTTACGCCAAAGAACGGCCACATCTGTAAAATGGTATATGATAAAAAcattagaatatttaaagcACTGTACAATGAATATGTCACTTCAGTAATAGGCTTCTTTAGAGGATTGAAATTGTTACTTTTGAACATTTTTGTCATTGACGATCGTGGAATGATAGGTAACAAATACTTTCAATTACTTGATGATAAATACGCCCCGATCAGTGTCCAAGGATATGTGGCCACTATACCTAAATTGAAAGATTTTGCGGAACCCTATCATCCCATAATATTGGATATTTCTGATATTGATTACGTTAATTTCTATTTGGGAGATGCAACTTATCATGACCCTGGCTTCAAAATCGTTCCAAAAACACCACAATGTATAACTAAGGTTGTTGACGGCAATGAAGTGATCTATGAAAGCTCGAATCCCTCGGTCGAATGTGTTTACAAAGTGACTTACTATGATAAAAAAAACGAGTCAATGCTTCGCCTAGATCTGAACCACTCTCCTCCATCCTATACATCATATTATGCCAAAAGGGAAGGAGTCTGGGTTACTTCAACTTACATAGATCTCGAAGAAAAGATTGAAGAATTACAGGATCATAGGTCTACAGAACTGGATGTAATGTTTATGAGTGACAAAGACCTTAACGTGGTTCCATTGACGAATGGTAATCTTGAGTACTTCATGGTAACACCCAAACCACATCGcgatattattattgtattCGATGGTTCGGAAGTATTATGGTATTATGAAGGACTTGAAAACCACCTCGTTTGTACATGGATTTATGTTACTGAGGGCGCTCCAAGACTTGTTCACTTAAGGGTCAAGGACCGTATTCCACAAAATACAGATATATACATGGTCAAGTTTGGTGAGTATTGGGTTAGGATTTCCAAGACTCAATACACTCAAGAGATAAAGAAGTTGATCAAAAAGTCAAAGAAGAAACTCCCTTCAATTGAAGAAGAAGACTCAGATAAACATGGTGGTCCTCCAAAGGGTCCAGAACCACCTACAGGACCAGGGCATTCTTCTTCAGAATCTAAAGAACATGAAGATTCAAAGGAATCGAAAGAACCTAAAGAACATGGATCACCCAAGGAAACTAAAGAAGGTGAAGTTACTAAAAAACCTGGGCCTGCAAAGGAACACAAGCCAAGCAAGATACCAGTATACACCAAGAGACCAGAGTTTCCTAAGAAATCAAAGTCCCCTAAAAGGCCTGAGTCTCCAAAGTCACCAAAGAGGCCTGTGTCACCCCAAAGACCGGTGTCACCTAAGTCTCCTAAAAGACCTGAATCACTCGACATACCAAAATCACCTAAGAGACCAGAATCTCCAAAGTCACCAAAGAGGCCTGTGTCACCCCAAAGACCGGTGTCTCCAAGGAGACCAGAATCTCCTAAGTCACCAAAATCACCTAAATCTCCAAAATCTCCTAAAGTCCCCTTTGATCCCAAATTCAAAGAGAAATTATATGACTCATACCTCGATAAGGCAGCTAAAACTAAGGAAACTGTTACACTACCACCCGTACTACCAACCGACGAATCATTTACTCATACACCAATTGGTGAACCTACCGCTGAGCAGCCCGATGATATAGAACCTATTGAAGAATCTGTATTTATTAAAGAAACCGGAATTCTGACTGAAGAAGTCAAGACAGAAGATATTCATTCAGAAACTGGAGAACCAGAGGAACCAAAGAGACCAGATTCTCCAACTAAACATTCACCAAAACCAACAGGAACGCACCCATCAATGCCAAAGAAACGTCGTCGCTCTGACGGACTTGCATTATCTACCACAGACTTAGAAAGTGAAGCAGGTAGAATACTTAGGGATCCCACTGGAAAGATTGTTACAATGAAAAGATCGAAGAGTTTTGACGATCTTACAACTGTTCGAGAAAAGGAACATATGGGAGCAGAAATTAGGAAAATTGTTGTAGACGATGATGGCACTGAAGCAGATGACGAAGATACACACCCATCAAAGGAAAAACATCTATCGACAGTAAGACGCAGACGCCCAAGACCAAAGAAGTCATCAAAGTCATCAAAACCAAGGAAACCAGATTCAGCCTTTGTCCCGTCaattatctttattttCCTCGTGTCACTAATAGTTGGCATCTTATAA
- a CDS encoding uncharacterized protein (Tap349h10.p1c.cand.170 - score = 174.08;~2 probable transmembrane helices predicted for TA08415 by TMHMM2.0 at aa 5-27 and 298-329;~Signal peptide predicted for TA08415 by SignalP 2.0 HMM (Signal peptide probability 0.990, signal anchor probability 0.000) with cleavage site probability 0.454 between residues 33 and 34), whose amino-acid sequence MFAILFALPICILLDLGKLIVGFFWLILRTVLGIPEPVEERQPTVTKQRVFKFRAVCRLAITEENKLYFRLVRPRRCFMLGERLKIFKRICYAENMYFVHNLNKLMIDSNRKYGSESDTSSDEESVGSLMQIRESLEKSFSNQYLDDSDTLPESDIETINRNEITSEDDLEDLRTFSMNPFDLDESDEEILNMMRKSYDSAENVEEAVRKVKKKKGKIANYISGIYSKRMARKGKYVDEQHLSDYEQDSDENIETGNKIGVIGMLKKVKDQIVMANYKINLYNMRFEKFLNMFSWKNYSVTTIVLFLLILIIMINLFFSIEIIMLAYILYQFKAGYKRGTWERMVLSTTKRHISKAIVELEIFRPFWDLSTHQIQVLSNRIKAFSSIELEINTIREAKDETHLAYIISDQLINGKFARNWKRYRWINNLFRQAPCKQY is encoded by the coding sequence ATGTTTGCAATTCTGTTTGCATTGCCGATATGTATTCTGTTGGATTTGGGGAAGTTAATTGTGGGATTCTTCTGGTTAATATTGAGGACAGTGTTGGGAATACCAGAGCCAGTGGAAGAAAGACAACCGACAGTGACCAAGCAAAGAGTGTTCAAGTTTAGAGCAGTATGTAGACTAGCAATAACAGAAGAAAACAagttatattttagattaGTTAGACCAAGAAGATGCTTCATGTTGGGAGAAAGATTAAAGATATTCAAGAGGATATGTTACGCAGAAAATATGTATTTTGTACACAACCTGAACAAACTAATGATTGACTCTAACAGAAAATACGGATCAGAGTCAGACACATCATCGGATGAAGAATCAGTAGGATCATTAATGCAAATAAGAGAAAGTTTGGAAAAATCATTTTCGAACCAATACCTGGATGACTCTGACACATTGCCCGAGTCAGACATTGAAACAATAAACAGAAATGAAATAACATCAGAGGATGATTTGGAAGATTTGAGAACATTTTCAATGAACCCATTTGATCTGGACGAAAGCGATGAAGAAATATTGAACATGATGAGAAAATCATACGACTCGGCAGAAAATGTAGAAGAAGCAGTCAGAAAAgtaaagaagaaaaaagGAAAAATAGCAAACTACATATCAGGAATATATTCTAAAAGAATGGCAAGGAAAGGGAAATATGTCGATGAACAACATTTATCAGATTATGAACAGGATTCAGATGAAAACATAGAAACAGGTAACAAAATCGGAGTGATTGGAATGTTAAAGAAGGTCAAGGACCAAATAGTCATGgcaaattataaaatcaaCCTCTACAACATGAGATTTGAAAAGTTCTTGAACATGTTCTCATGGAAAAATTATTCTGTAACAACAATTGTACTATTTCTGCTCATACTAATCATTATGATTAACCTGTTCTTCAGCATAGAAATCATAATGCTGGCGTATATACTATACCAGTTCAAGGCAGGATATAAGAGAGGAACATGGGAAAGGATGGTTTTGAGTACAACAAAGAGACATATAAGTAAAGCAATTGTGGAACTTGAGATTTTCAGACCATTCTGGGACTTATCGACACATCAGATTCAGGTCCTATCAAACAGAATCAAAGCCTTCTCCTCAATAGAGCTGGAAATCAACACAATTAGAGAGGCCAAAGATGAAACACACCTGGCATATATCATATCAGACCAATTAATCAACGGGAAATTTGCAAGAAATTGGAAACGATACAGATGGATCAACAACCTATTCAGACAAGCACCATGcaaacaatattaa
- a CDS encoding uncharacterized protein (Tap349h10.p1c.cand.170 - score = 174.08;~SMART PH (SM00223) at aa 25-185, E()=8.93e-02; DysFC (SM00694) at aa 953-986, E()=2.16e-01; 4 transmembrane domains at aa 572-589, 594-613, 618-640 and 838-860;~4 probable transmembrane helices predicted for TA08410 by TMHMM2.0 at aa 572-589, 594-613, 618-640 and 838-860), protein MEPPNEPTQASPKPEFPWLPKECIFTMQQWLYRRTLHTKRYKKRYVVLHNERLYSFTKLPPFDKFDLNNINTVLRSASNSWILTGSVVSADTDVNTGLFKWKIEFKNYKKPITAIENINKFLTDKPDLTIGNVDHIDCIFEDVTSSVLENKTVNIEAQDCLWFATTNHKIASDWLIALLYTSRYGSLYNLIYKNPSRRRFQQFTLPWFLMALDYLPNLSKDENSKPPLSSFTYIKIEIKRVFDFPMLPNAKIYCAVEFNSSFYIIQLYRFERENLTSTPSAMVREEEPTSSLAAYISRNSEYSICRLPSDDLSVAQLNDPKNSLPDDECSQSSYYNANAQFTTLEGGINKFNATVQSLAPSNTSVPNSVAGLPDDDPQNVITRLLNLNSHKDIKKKQVVEKRSIIYDGASVYIPVYKNTTQEIVWLHFFGDYDVYMGTASIRDVDFASRDPAPVKTCMIKLIEGLNPLHYKRVDVSNYKGESTVLKSSARSISNDRGFVELSVIIPKHLGNFLDPVIISHGSPKEYLSNASRSSISMGIQMLIANIKRVRQSFTVLKDIIHALKSILEFRSMFTSFTAMFYFILVFGIFPNRMLVIFLLPILSYIVCTHPSFIDLTFLFLLKFPILIAILPKRFTYPFLLMPKLSCILCSKKPSFLKQNTQIVDPDMVSKEEISSKTFQYSSNKKLPKSMYLNHSSSETEVIVNPFSAANATQVNTDPNRKRELPQESYDESNVLNQPTYVDFEKRISVHINSLPMITSKHLLNDSIEITRYKGTRIETCKHRGIIMSYLSVMFINEIGVELFDSVHGDGLAIIKGYHDIYYNIPPYRNVPFWPNVKFTLYFLFYMLFLTFFGGISNLQILHLLHRNKLICRLILESKGVVESKPKGQHHQTKQRNVSLYENERRILFGKFSKLNLRFYERGYFSTEDGQFVSVDLSKYLVRLVVNDNTDQEGWTYAKNWNSPFTNSPNSMTFVRRRKWILTPNDSKNIEYILKSRFPSKLSSDYFVNMKQNDQKNEPENDCVSLTSEDSSGSSKLTTSNAKNNVNEEESENKNDSVDGAEEQQLQDGENTKTSVKPSDTNHDISSIDDENIARLYFRKGKVKRLVDRIKDARERRKSQKQDNSNMQEYINSLVANVAPDKISEVGSQKQPKRSRILRSLKKSKYSENVNSLTERGTNHINSLLQENDPEIKSLYSGLRFREKSESSLPTGSDGQNEHDGNDLLKSLMNLNQNESSQTILESDILLPSTLTLNLNEDTTPQLTLNDNLHFDPNYMKKRPPKVTTIRKLYKMAKPLEKDLKLQEHSNRSQSTSKIARLVNYLTYLHNPDETPSSDRTAYSTISQFSTNSQGNFKIKTNIYLNNWIII, encoded by the exons ATGGAACCGCCAAATGAACCAACCCAGGCTTCGCCGAAGCCTGAATTCCCATGGTTGCCGAAGGAGTGTATCTTCACAATGCAACAATGGCTATATCGAAGAACTCTTCACACAAAAAGATACAAAAAAAGATATGTAGTATTGCACAACGAAAGACTTTATAGTTTTACAAAACTTCCGCCATTTGATAAGTTTGATTTAAACAATATCAACACAGTTCTGAGATCAGCATCAAATAGCTGGATTTTAACAGGATCAGTAGTATCAGCAGATACCGACGTAAATACAGGATTATTTAAATGGAAAATAgagtttaaaaattataaaaaaccAATAACGGcaatagaaaatattaataagtTCCTGACAGATAAACCGGATTTAACTATAGGAAACGTAGATCATATCGACTGTATATTTGAAGATGTAACATCGTCTGTACTTGAAAATAAGACAGTAAACATAGAAGCTCAAGATTGCCTGTGGTTCGCAACCACGAATCATAAAATCGCATCA gaCTGGCTAATAgcattattatatacatcaAGATACGGGTCTTTGTACAATCTGATATACAAAAACCCGTCAAGAAGAAGATTTCAACAGTTCACACTCCCATGGTTCCTGATGGCGTTGGACTACCTGCCAAATTTGTCGAAGGATGAAAACTCAAAACCACCTTTATCGTCGTTTACATATATAAAGATCGAAATTAAAAGAGTTTTTGATTTCCCAATGCTCCCAAACGCAAAAATTTATTGCGCAGTGGAGTTCAACAGTAGCTTTTACATAATCCAACTGTACAGATTCGAACGAGAAAACCTCACGTCAACACCCTCAGCAATGGTGCGAGAAGAAGAACCCACCTCAAGTCTAGCAGCATATATCAGTAGAAACTCAGAGTACTCGATCTGCAGACTCCCATCAGATGATTTAAGTGTAGCACAACTTAACGACCCGAAGAATTCTTTACCGGACGACGAGTGTTCACAATCGAGCTACTATAACGCGAACGCACAATTTACAACACTGGAAGGTGgaattaacaaattcaaTGCCACAGTACAATCATTGGCACCGTCAAATACAAGCGTGCCAAATTCAGTAGCAGGACTGCCAGACGATGACCCGCAGAACGTAATAACAAGGCTACTAAACCTAAACTCACACAAAGATATCAAAAAGAAACAAGTGGTAGAAAAAAGAAGCATAATATATGACGGAGCATCCGTATACATCCCagtgtataaaaatacaacaCAGGAAATAGTCTGGCTACATTTCTTTGGAGATTATGACGTGTATATGGGAACAGCAAGCATAAGAGACGTAGATTTTGCATCAAGAGACCCAGCACCAGTGAAAACCTGTATGATAAAGTTGATTGAAGGATTAAATCCATTACATTATAAAAGAGTAGATGTGTCAAATTATAAAGGAGAGTCCACAGTGCTTAAGTCAAGCGCAAGGTCAATTTCAAACGATAGAGGATTCGTGGAGTTGTCTGTAATCATACCAAAACACCTAGGAAATTTCCTAGACCCAGTGATCATATCACACGGGTCACCAAAagaatatttatcaaaCGCAAGCAGATCATCAATATCGATGGGAATACAAATGTTAATAGCGAATATAAAAAGAGTGCGCCAGTCATTCACAGTTTTAAAGGATATAATACACGCATTAAAGTCAATTCTAGAGTTTAGGAGCATGTTCACGTCCTTCACAGCAATGTTCTATTTCATACTCGTCTTCGGAATATTCCCAAACAGAATGCTAGTAATTTTTTTGTTGCCGATCCTGTCGTACATAGTCTGCACACACCCGAGTTTCATAGATCTAACCTTCCTTTTCTTGCTCAAGTTCCCAATATTAATCGCAATACTGCCAAAGAGATTCACATACCCGTTCCTGCTGATGCCAAAGCTCTCGTGTATACTGTGCTCAAAAAAGCCAAGCTTCTTGAAACAAAACACACAAATCGTGGACCCAGATATGGTCTCGAAAGAGGAAATATCCTCCAAAACATTTCAATACTCATCAAATAAAAAGTTGCCAAAGTCAATGTACCTGAATCATAGCAGTAGTGAGACGGAAGTTATAGTAAACCCATTCTCAGCAGCAAACGCAACACAAGTAAATACAGATCCGAATAGGAAAAGAGAACTACCACAAGAATCATATGATGAATCTAATGTGCTGAACCAGCCAACATATGTAGATTTTGAAAAAAGAATATCAGTGCACATCAATAGTCTGCCAATGATCACTTCAAAACATTTGCTTAATGATTCAATAGAGATAACAAGATATAAAGGAACGAGAATTGAAACATGTAAACATAGAGGAATTATCATGTCATATCTAAGCGTGATGTTCATAAACGAAATAGGAGTGGAGTTGTTTGACAGCGTTCACGGAGATGGACTCGCAATAATAAAGGGATACCACGACATATACTACAACATACCGCCATACCGAAACGTGCCCTTCTGGCCAAACGTCAAGTTCACGCTGTACTTCTTGTTTTATATGCTCTTCCTAACATTCTTTGGAGGAATCTCGAACCTACAGATCCTGCACCTGCTCCACAGAAATAAACTCATATGTAGACTAATACTGGAGTCGAAAGGAGTAGTTGAATCGAAGCCAAAAGGACAACACCACCAAACAAAGCAAAGAAATGTATCACTGTACGAAAACGAAAGAAGAATCCTGTTCGGAAAGTTCTCGAAGCTTAATTTAAGGTTTTACGAAAGAGGGTATTTTTCGACGGAAGATGGGCAGTTTGTGTCAGTGGACTTGAGTAAGTACCTGGTGCGTTTGGTAGTGAATGATAACACAGACCAAGAAGGATGGACATACGCAAAGAACTGGAACTCACCATTCACAAATAGTCCAAACTCAATGACATTCGTTAGAAGAAGAAAGTGGATACTGACGCCAAACGACAGTAAAAACATAGAGTATATACTAAAAAGCAGATTCCCATCAAAGCTGTCATCAGACTACTTTGTTAACATGAAACAAAACGATCAGAAGAACGAGCCCGAAAATGATTGTGTTAGTTTAACAAGTGAAGATTCGTCGGGAAGCTCAAAGCTGACAACATCAAACGccaaaaataatgtaaatgaAGAGGAGTCGgagaataaaaatgattcGGTTGACGGGGCGGAAGAACAGCAGTTACAAGATGGAGAAAATACTAAAACGTCCGTGAAGCCAAGTGATACGAACCATGACATATCGTCGATAGATGACGAGAACATAGCACGACTGTACTTTAGAAAGGGGAAAGTGAAAAGATTAGTTGATAGAATAAAGGACGCAAGAGAAAGAAGAAAATCACAGAAGCAAGACAACTCAAATATGCAGGAATATATAAACTCACTTGTAGCCAATGTCGCGCCTGATAAAATCAGTGAAGTAGGTAGTCAGAAACAACCGAAGAGATCAAGGATACTACGCTCTCTTAAAAAGTCAAAATACTCCGAAAATGTAAATTCGTTGACTGAAAGAGGAACTAACCATATCAACAGCTTATTACAAGAAAACGACCCTGAAATCAAGTCATTATACTCTGGATTAAGATTCAGAGAAAAGAGTGAATCGTCACTCCCAACGGGTTCAGACGGACAAAACGAACACGATGGAAATGATTTGCTGAAATCACTGATGAACTTAAACCAGAATGAATCATCTCAGACGATTTTAGAGAGTGATATCCTCTTACCATCAACACTCACATTGAACCTAAACGAGGACACAACACCGCAATTGACTCTAAATGATAACTTACACTTTGACCCCAACTACATGAAAAAGAGGCCACCCAAAGTAACAACAATAAGAAAGTTATACAAAATGGCTAAACCACTGGAAAAGGATCTAAAACTACAAGAACATTCTAATAGGAGCCAATCGACATCAAAGATTGCAAGGCTGGTTAATTACCTAACATATCTCCATAACCCCGATGAAACGCCGTCATCAGACCGCACAGCATACTCAACGATATCACAATTTTCAACCAACTCACAAGGtaactttaaaattaaaaccaatatatatttaaataattggattattatataa
- a CDS encoding vacuolar ATP synthase, subunit, putative (Tap349h10.p1c.cand.171 - score = 39.84;~SMART pfam:vATP-synt_AC39 (PF01992) at aa 12-377, E()=2.10e-60), with the protein MELCTFNVNYGYLEGIVRGYRSTFLSAMDYKKMGVAETLEDLRTVLEATDYTSAFIDEQAQITTKLISKRCKEKLASDYQYLRQQSDGDLAVFLDFIAREKMIDNLIALLQGLLNKTDPDDVMDRLDPIGWFRGIKALLSSEIGQSAEELYRIILCDTPIGPYFERYLPTVTYTRGSSSNIDKTHKIMDSANISIMKATLKKMWLEDFYNFSVSLGGTTAEVMGHILKTEADFKALSLTLNCLNMTQAAVQQDRNKLYPSIGYLYPYGTDKLCKAFNETTVQAALVPYPRYAELYESSKANFRAESRATKYDASEKSLEDLFYAESVHLCEMSFEQQLHFGIFYAWVKLKEQEIRNITWIADMILLKRREEISRVLPIFKSRV; encoded by the exons atggAGTTATGTACATTTAACGTTAATTATGGATACCTGGAAGGTATCGTTCGCGGTTATAGGTCCACCTTCCTATCTGCCATggattataaaaaaatggGAGTGGCAGAGACTCTGGAGGATCTAAGAACAGTTCTAGAAGCCACAGATTACACCTCCGCATTTATAGATGAACAAGCACAAATCACAACCAAACTTATCTCCAAAAGATGTAAAGAAAAGCTCGCTTCAGACTATCA GTACCTACGCCAGCAATCTGACGGAGATTTGGCAGTATTTTTAGACTTCATAGC AAGAGAAAAGATGATTGACAATCTCATCGCCCTACTGCAAGGATTGCTAAATAAAACCGATCCAGACGACGTTATGGATAGATTAGACCCTATAGGATGGTTTAGAGGAATTAAAGCACTTTTGAGCTCGGAAATAGGCCAATCGGCCGAGGAACTGTAcagaataattttatgtgATACACCAATAG gACCATATTTTGAAAGATATCTACCCACAGTTACATATACAAGAGGATCTAGCAGTAATATTGATAAGACCCATAAAATAATGGATTCCGCAAATATATCAATCATGAAGGCAACACTCAAAAAGATGTGGCTTGAAGACTTTTACAACTTTTCAGTCTCACTGGGAGGCACAACAGCAGAGGTTATGGGTCATATTCTCAAGACTGAAGCCGATTTTAAGGCACTTTCACTCACCCTCAACTGCCTTAACATGACTCAAGCAGCAGTTCAACAGGATAGGAACAAACTTTACCCATCAATTGGCTATTTATACCCATACGGAACAGATAAGCTCTGCAAAGCATTCAATGAAACTACAGTTCAGGCAGCTCTGGTGCCATACCCAAGATATGCTGAGCTTTATGAGTCCTCAAAAGCAAACTTCAGG gCAGAATCAAGAGCGACCAAGTACGATGCAAGTGAAAAGTCTCTGGAGGATTTGTTCTACGCAGAAAGCGTCCACCTGTGTGAGATGAGCTTTGAGCAACAACTCCATTTCGGAATTTTCTACGCTTGGGTAAAGCTTAAGGAACAAGAAATAAGAAATATCACATGGATTGCAGATATGATACTACTTAAAAGAAGGGAAGAAATCTCTAGAGTTCTCccaatttttaaatcaagAGTTTAA